A single Anopheles arabiensis isolate DONGOLA chromosome 2, AaraD3, whole genome shotgun sequence DNA region contains:
- the LOC120895805 gene encoding eukaryotic translation initiation factor 3 subunit D — MSDTISCTPETATFEAPQLQFNEDGWGPCELPDAFKDIPYQPFSKSDRLGKISDWTGTAQTDKKFSNKYASQFGGGSQYAYFHEEDETTFHLVDSARIQKPPHQRGRFRGNMRNNRSGRGRGARGGVQVGGMTTLSKSANKMRDQRRGTTRKWGMRGPPPKIRDASVTVRPDWVTIEEMDFPRLAKLSLPSVKEGEDIMTCGTLEYYDKTYDRVNVKNERPLQSVDRIFHTVTTTDDPIIRQLSKTHGNVYATDAILATIMCCTRSNYSWDIVIDKIGGKLFMDKRDNTEFDLLTVNETASEPPQEDGNSLNSPRNLAIEATFINHNFSQQVLKSGEKEPKYKFQQPNPFIGDDEDGEVASVAYRYRKWDLNNGITLVARCEHDAVLKMPQGDTQFLTIKALNEWDSKIANAVEWRQKLDTQRGAILANELRNNSCKLAKWTVQALLAGSDQLKFGYVSRAHVRDSSKHVILGTQQFKPQEFANQINLSMDNAWGILRCIIDICMKQKDGKYLIMKDPNKPMVRLYDIPDNTFDSDGEGEEGDDGEAFQPMYGYSAAASTSANVTAAQSNTSATVPDQSEKASA, encoded by the exons ATGAGTGATACCATTAGCTGTACGCCGGAGACTGCGACGTTCGAGGCGCCGCAACTCCAGTTCAACGAGGATGGCTGGG GTCCGTGCGAGCTGCCGGATGCGTTCAAGGATATTCCTTACCAGCCGTTCAGCAAGAGCGACCGCTTAGGAAAGATCAGCGACTGGACGGGCACGGCCCAGACGGACAAGAAGTTTTCGA ATAAGTACGCGTCGCAATTCGGTGGAGGTAGCCAGTACGCTTACTTCCACGAGGAGGATGAGACGACATTCCATCTGGTCGATAGTGCGCGGATTCAGAAGCCGCCGCACCAGCGAGGTCGCTTCCGTGGCAATATGCGTAACAACCG CTCGGGTCGCGGTCGCGGTGCCCGCGGAGGCGTGCAGGTCGGTGGCATGACGACCCTGTCGaagagtgcaaacaaaatGCGCGACCAGCGTCGCGGCACCACCCGCAAGTGGGGCATGCGTGGGCCACCGCCCAAGATTCGCGATGCGTCCGTGACGGTGCGCCCGGACTGGGTTACGATTGAGGAGATGGACTTCCCGCGGTTGGCCAAACTGTCGCTGCCGAGCGTGAAGGAGGGCGAGGATATCATGACTTGCGGTACGCTCGAGTACTACGACAAGACGTACGATCGCGTGAACGTGAAGAACGAGCGCCCGCTGCAGAGCGTGGACCGTATCTTCCATACCGTCACGACCACGGACGATCCGATCATCCGGCAGCTGTCGAAGACGCACGGCAACGTGTACGCGACCGATGCCATCCTGGCGACGATTATGTGCTGCACGCGCTCGAACTACTCGTGGGATATTGTGATTGACAAAATCGGCGGCAAGCTGTTCATGGACAAGCGCGACAACACCGAGTTCGATCTGCTGACGGTGAACGAGACGGCTAGCGAGCCGCCGCAGGAGGACGGCAACTCGCTGAACTCGCCGCGCAATCTGGCGATCGAGGCCACGTTCATCAACCACAACTTCAGCCAGCAGGTGCTGAAGAGCGGCGAAAAGGAGCCGAAGTACAAGTTCCAGCAGCCGAACCCGTTCATCGGCGACGACGAGGACGGTGAGGTGGCCAGCGTGGCCTACCGCTACCGCAAGTGGGATCTGAACAACGGCATCACGCTGGTGGCCCGCTGCGAGCACGACGCCGTGCTGAAGATGCCCCAGGGCGACACCCAGTTCCTGACGATCAAGGCACTGAACGAGTGGGACTCGAAGATTGCGAACGCGGTCGAGTGGCGCCAGAAGCTGGACACGCAGCGCGGTGCCATCCTGGCGAACGAGCTGCGCAACAACTCGTGCAAGCTGGCCAAGTGGACGGTGCAGGCCCTGCTGGCCGGTTCGGATCAGCTCAAGTTCGGATACGTCTCGCGTGCGCACGTGCGCGACTCGTCCAAGCACGTGATTCTCGGCACGCAGCAGTTCAAGCCGCAAGAGTTTGCGAACCAGATCAACCTGAGCATGGACAACGCTTGGGGCATTCTGCGGTGCATCATCGACATCTGCATGAAGCAGAAGGACGGCAAGTATCTGATCATGAAGGATCCGAACAAGCCGATGGTCCGGCTGTACGACATCCCGGACAACACGTTCGACTCGGACGGCGAGGGTGAGGAGGGCGACGATGGTGAAGCGTTCCAGCCGATGTACGGTTATTCGGCTGCGGCCTCCACGAGTGCTAATGTGACTGCCGCACAATCCAACACGTCCGCGACTGTGCCGGACCAGAGCGAAAAGGCGAGCGCTTAA
- the LOC120895983 gene encoding vacuolar protein sorting-associated protein 29: MLVLVLGDLHIPHRCSSVPAKFKKLLVPGRIHHILCTGNLCSKESYDYLKTLANDVHIVRGDFDENTNYPEQKVVTVGQFRIGLSHGHQVVPWGDPEALALIQRQLDVDILISGHTHKFEAYEHENKFYINPGSATGSYNPLDTAVIPSFVLMDIQSTTVVTYVYQLVGDDVKVERIEYKKN, from the coding sequence ATGCTGGTGCTAGTGCTAGGTGACCTACACATTCCCCACCGGTGCAGCAGTGTTCCGGCCAAGTTTAAGAAGCTGCTCGTACCGGGGCGTATCCATCACATCCTCTGCACCGGGAACCTGTGCAGTAAGGAATCGTACGACTATCTCAAAACGCTCGCCAACGATGTGCACATTGTGCGCGGAGACTTTGACGAAAACACCAACTACCCGGAGCAGAAGGTAGTGACGGTCGGACAGTTCCGGATCGGGCTGTCGCACGGCCACCAGGTAGTGCCGTGGGGTGACCCGGAAGCGCTCGCCCTCATCCAGCGGCAGCTCGACGTGGACATACTGATCTCGGGCCACACGCACAAGTTCGAAGCGTACGAGCACGAGAACAAGTTCTACATCAATCCGGGTTCGGCGACCGGTTCCTACAATCCGCTGGACACCGCCGTCATTCCGTCCTTTGTGCTGATGGACATCCAGAGCACGACGGTCGTGACGTACGTGTACCAGCTGGTGGGCGACGACGTTAAGGTGGAACGGATTGAGTATAAGAAGAATtga